The proteins below are encoded in one region of Pleuronectes platessa chromosome 12, fPlePla1.1, whole genome shotgun sequence:
- the lnpk gene encoding endoplasmic reticulum junction formation protein lunapark-B isoform X3, producing MGALISRWKAKPTTVEQLESIDKEIKDLEEFRAKNQRLQKLWIGRLLFYSSVLYLFTSLVVYLLYLPEQWLQRLAMALPFFLYPVLVWLIRKLLIFLFCKRTERNNDKLEDLKVSKKKILEDVMETETYKNAKVILERFDPEAKRKAELESTPVRPQMTPRPGQEIRQRGVAMRPMPMGTPGPMAMTPQPGARPPLGPGGTPVAPGGPPERSALSGSVLHGALPRTPCSPIPGVGMHPPGPPLARPVLPRDRGAVDRVIEYLVGDGPQNRYALICQQCFSHNGMALKEEFEYLAFRCVYCYFLNPARKTRPQAPRLPEFSYERKLRAETRSPGPSPRSGTDTEESAPPSGVVEKRASRAKAPAPWNLVHSFQIQPSPNFPQS from the exons ATGGGGGCTCTGATATCCCGCTGGAAG GCAAAGCCGACCACAGTGGAGCAGCTTGAGAGCATAGACAAG GAGATAAAAGACCTGGAGGAGTTTAGAGCCAAAAACCAACGGCTGCAAAAG ctgtggATCGGCCGGCTGCTTTTCTATTCATCGGTCCTCTACCTGTTTACCTCTCTGGTTGTTTACCTCCTCTACCTGCCTGAACAATGGCTGCAGAGACTGGCCATGGCCCTGCCCTTCTTCTTATACCCTGTGCT AGTGTGGCTCATCAGGAAATTATTGATTTTCCTCTTTTGTAAACGCACTGAGAGAAACA atGATAAACTAGAAGACCTCAAGGTTTCCAAGAAAAAGATT CTCGAGGACGTGATGGAAACTGAGACGTATAAAAATGCCAAAGTCATCCTGGAGCGCTTCGATCCCGAAGCGAAGAGGAAGGCT gagcTGGAGTCGACCCCAGTGCGTCCGCAGATGACTCCCAGGCCAGGACAAG AGATTCGACAAAGAGGCGTGGCAATGAGACCCATGCCAATGGGTACCCCAGGTCCCATGGCAATGACGCCCCAACCTGGAGCCCGGCCCCCATTGGGACCCGGGGGCACACCTGTGG CTCCAGGAGGACCACCAGAGAGATCTGCTTTGTCTGGCTCAGTCCTGCATGGGGCACTACCAAGGACCCCCTGCTCTCCTATACCGGGTGTAG GCATGCACCCTCCAGGTCCTCCATTAGCCAGACCGGTCCTACCCAGAGACAGAGGAGCTGTGGACCGAGTCATCGAGTACCTGGTGGGGGACGGACCACAGAACAG ATACGCATTGATCTGCCAGCAGTGCTTCTCTCATAATGGCATGGCTCTGAAAGAGGAGTTTGAATACCTGG cCTTCCGCTGTGTGTATTGCTACTTCCTGAATCCGGCCAGGAAGACGCGTCCTCAGGCGCCGCGGCTTCCAGAGTTCAGCTACGAGAGGAAGCTGCGAGCTGAGACACGCTCCCCTGGACCATCACCTCGTTCTGGgacggacacagaggagagTGCGCCCCCCTCTGGAG TCGTTGAGAAAAGAGCCAGCAGAG CCAAAGCTCCGGCTCCGTGGAATCTGGTCCACAGTTTCCAGATCCAGCCGAGTCCAAACTTCCCTCAAAGCTGA
- the lnpk gene encoding endoplasmic reticulum junction formation protein lunapark-B isoform X4, with protein sequence MGALISRWKAKPTTVEQLESIDKEIKDLEEFRAKNQRLQKLWIGRLLFYSSVLYLFTSLVVYLLYLPEQWLQRLAMALPFFLYPVLVWLIRKLLIFLFCKRTERNNDKLEDLKVSKKKILEDVMETETYKNAKVILERFDPEAKRKAELESTPVRPQMTPRPGQEIRQRGVAMRPMPMGTPGPMAMTPQPGARPPLGPGGTPVAPGGPPERSALSGSVLHGALPRTPCSPIPGVGMHPPGPPLARPVLPRDRGAVDRVIEYLVGDGPQNRYALICQQCFSHNGMALKEEFEYLAFRCVYCYFLNPARKTRPQAPRLPEFSYERKLRAETRSPGPSPRSGTDTEESAPPSGAKAPAPWNLVHSFQIQPSPNFPQS encoded by the exons ATGGGGGCTCTGATATCCCGCTGGAAG GCAAAGCCGACCACAGTGGAGCAGCTTGAGAGCATAGACAAG GAGATAAAAGACCTGGAGGAGTTTAGAGCCAAAAACCAACGGCTGCAAAAG ctgtggATCGGCCGGCTGCTTTTCTATTCATCGGTCCTCTACCTGTTTACCTCTCTGGTTGTTTACCTCCTCTACCTGCCTGAACAATGGCTGCAGAGACTGGCCATGGCCCTGCCCTTCTTCTTATACCCTGTGCT AGTGTGGCTCATCAGGAAATTATTGATTTTCCTCTTTTGTAAACGCACTGAGAGAAACA atGATAAACTAGAAGACCTCAAGGTTTCCAAGAAAAAGATT CTCGAGGACGTGATGGAAACTGAGACGTATAAAAATGCCAAAGTCATCCTGGAGCGCTTCGATCCCGAAGCGAAGAGGAAGGCT gagcTGGAGTCGACCCCAGTGCGTCCGCAGATGACTCCCAGGCCAGGACAAG AGATTCGACAAAGAGGCGTGGCAATGAGACCCATGCCAATGGGTACCCCAGGTCCCATGGCAATGACGCCCCAACCTGGAGCCCGGCCCCCATTGGGACCCGGGGGCACACCTGTGG CTCCAGGAGGACCACCAGAGAGATCTGCTTTGTCTGGCTCAGTCCTGCATGGGGCACTACCAAGGACCCCCTGCTCTCCTATACCGGGTGTAG GCATGCACCCTCCAGGTCCTCCATTAGCCAGACCGGTCCTACCCAGAGACAGAGGAGCTGTGGACCGAGTCATCGAGTACCTGGTGGGGGACGGACCACAGAACAG ATACGCATTGATCTGCCAGCAGTGCTTCTCTCATAATGGCATGGCTCTGAAAGAGGAGTTTGAATACCTGG cCTTCCGCTGTGTGTATTGCTACTTCCTGAATCCGGCCAGGAAGACGCGTCCTCAGGCGCCGCGGCTTCCAGAGTTCAGCTACGAGAGGAAGCTGCGAGCTGAGACACGCTCCCCTGGACCATCACCTCGTTCTGGgacggacacagaggagagTGCGCCCCCCTCTGGAG CCAAAGCTCCGGCTCCGTGGAATCTGGTCCACAGTTTCCAGATCCAGCCGAGTCCAAACTTCCCTCAAAGCTGA
- the lnpk gene encoding endoplasmic reticulum junction formation protein lunapark-B isoform X1 codes for MGALISRWKAKPTTVEQLESIDKEIKDLEEFRAKNQRLQKLWIGRLLFYSSVLYLFTSLVVYLLYLPEQWLQRLAMALPFFLYPVLVWLIRKLLIFLFCKRTERNNDKLEDLKVSKKKILEDVMETETYKNAKVILERFDPEAKRKAELESTPVRPQMTPRPGQEIRQRGVAMRPMPMGTPGPMAMTPQPGARPPLGPGGTPVAPGGPPERSALSGSVLHGALPRTPCSPIPGVGMHPPGPPLARPVLPRDRGAVDRVIEYLVGDGPQNRYALICQQCFSHNGMALKEEFEYLAFRCVYCYFLNPARKTRPQAPRLPEFSYERKLRAETRSPGPSPRSGTDTEESAPPSGVVEKRASRDEKEVGEEEVSTKEEVLRESQSQEKLHHEEEAVHEEEEEEEEEEVEEVEAVEAVEEVEGEEGESNPCHGAPCEAESQPS; via the exons ATGGGGGCTCTGATATCCCGCTGGAAG GCAAAGCCGACCACAGTGGAGCAGCTTGAGAGCATAGACAAG GAGATAAAAGACCTGGAGGAGTTTAGAGCCAAAAACCAACGGCTGCAAAAG ctgtggATCGGCCGGCTGCTTTTCTATTCATCGGTCCTCTACCTGTTTACCTCTCTGGTTGTTTACCTCCTCTACCTGCCTGAACAATGGCTGCAGAGACTGGCCATGGCCCTGCCCTTCTTCTTATACCCTGTGCT AGTGTGGCTCATCAGGAAATTATTGATTTTCCTCTTTTGTAAACGCACTGAGAGAAACA atGATAAACTAGAAGACCTCAAGGTTTCCAAGAAAAAGATT CTCGAGGACGTGATGGAAACTGAGACGTATAAAAATGCCAAAGTCATCCTGGAGCGCTTCGATCCCGAAGCGAAGAGGAAGGCT gagcTGGAGTCGACCCCAGTGCGTCCGCAGATGACTCCCAGGCCAGGACAAG AGATTCGACAAAGAGGCGTGGCAATGAGACCCATGCCAATGGGTACCCCAGGTCCCATGGCAATGACGCCCCAACCTGGAGCCCGGCCCCCATTGGGACCCGGGGGCACACCTGTGG CTCCAGGAGGACCACCAGAGAGATCTGCTTTGTCTGGCTCAGTCCTGCATGGGGCACTACCAAGGACCCCCTGCTCTCCTATACCGGGTGTAG GCATGCACCCTCCAGGTCCTCCATTAGCCAGACCGGTCCTACCCAGAGACAGAGGAGCTGTGGACCGAGTCATCGAGTACCTGGTGGGGGACGGACCACAGAACAG ATACGCATTGATCTGCCAGCAGTGCTTCTCTCATAATGGCATGGCTCTGAAAGAGGAGTTTGAATACCTGG cCTTCCGCTGTGTGTATTGCTACTTCCTGAATCCGGCCAGGAAGACGCGTCCTCAGGCGCCGCGGCTTCCAGAGTTCAGCTACGAGAGGAAGCTGCGAGCTGAGACACGCTCCCCTGGACCATCACCTCGTTCTGGgacggacacagaggagagTGCGCCCCCCTCTGGAG TCGTTGAGAAAAGAGCCAGCAGAG ATGAGAAGGAggtgggagaagaagaagtatCCACTAAAGAAGAAGTACTGCGTGAGAGCCAATCACAGGAGAAGCTGCATCATGAGGAGGAAGCCGttcatgaggaggaagaggaggaagaggaggaggaggtggaggaggtagaGGCGGTGGAGGCGGTAGAGGAGGTagagggggaagagggggaaTCGAACCCGTGTCACGGCGCCCCCTGTGAGGCAGAATCTCAGCCATCATAG
- the chrna1 gene encoding acetylcholine receptor subunit alpha, whose translation MNLSRIQILLLGILTAFAGPVLCSEDETTLVKNLFTGYNKVVRPVNHFSEAVVVTVGLQLIQLISVDEVNQIVTSNVRLKQRWVDVNLNWNPDDYGGIKKIRVPSTDIWKPDLVLYNNADGDFAIIHQTKVLLEHTGLITWNPPAIFKSYCEIIVLHFPFDLQNCSMKLGTWTYDGLLVAINPDSDRPDLSNFMESGEWVLKDYRSWKHWVYYTCCPDTPYLDITYHFLMLRLPLYFIVNVIIPCMLFSFLTGLVFYLPTDSGEKMTLSISVLLSLTVFLLVIVELIPSTSSAVPLIGKYMLFTMVFVIASIIITVIVINTHHRSPSTHTMPPWIRKVFIETIPNMMFFSTMKRPGLEIRQKRLFPIDMDISDISGNPTPTSVNYQSPISKNPDVRSAIEGVRYIAETMKSDEESNNAAEEWKFVAMVLDHILLCVFMAVCIIGTLGVFAGRLIELNMLYGA comes from the exons ATGAATCTTTCCAGGATCCAGATTCTGCTGTTGGGGATTCTCACTGCGTTCGCTG GTCCTGTCCTCTGCTCCGAGGACGAGACGACTCTGGTGAAGAACCTGTTCACCGGCTACAACAAGGTGGTTCGACCCGTGAACCACTTCAGTGAAGCTGTGGTGGTCACCGTGgggctgcagctcatccagctcATCAGTGTG GATGAAGTGAACCAGATTGTGACCAGTAACGTTCGTCTCAAACAG CGATGGGTGGACGTGAACCTGAACTGGAACCCAGACGACTACGGAGGCATCAAAAAGATCCGAGTTCCTTCCACCGACATATGGAAACCGGACCTGGTTCTATACAAcaa CGCCGACGGAGACTTCGCCATCATCCATCAAACCAAAGTTCTGCTGGAGCACACGGGGCTGATCACCTGGAACCCACCGGCCATCTTCAAGAGCTACTGTGAGATCATCGTGCTCCACTTCCCCTTCGACCTGCAGAACTGCAGCATGAAACTGGGAACCTGGACCTATGATGGGCTGCTGGTCGCCATCAACCCA GACAGCGATCGGCCGGACCTCAGTAACTTCATGGAGTCGGGCGAGTGGGTGCTGAAGGATTACCGGAGCTGGAAGCACTGGGTGTACTACACCTGCTGCCCCGACACCCCCTACCTGGACATCACCTACCACTTCCTGATGCTGCGGCTGCCGCTGTACTTCATCGTCAACGTCATCATTCCCTGCATGTTGTTCTCCTTCCTCACCGGACTGGTCTTCTACCTGCCCACCGACTCCG GGGAGAAGATGACTCTGTCCATCTCCGTCCTGCTGTCTCTCACCGTCTTCCTGCTGGTCATCGTGGAGCTGatcccctccacctccagcgCCGTTCCTCTCATCGGGAAATACATGCTCTTCACCATGGTGTTCGTCATCgcctccatcatcatcaccgtcaTCGTCATCAACACCCACCACCGCTCGCCCAGCACGCACACCATGCCTCCCTGGATCCGCAAG GTCTTCATCGAAACCATTCCCAACATGATGTTCTTCTCGACCATGAAGCGACCGGGGCTGGAGATCCGACAGAAGAGGCTGTTCCCCATCGACATGGACATCTCCGACATCTCAG GTAACCCCACCCCCACCAGTGTGAATTACCAGTCTCCCATCAGTAAGAACCCTGACGTGCGCAGCGCCATCGAGGGAGTGAGGTACATCGCTGAGACCATGAAATCAGACGAGGAATCGAACAAT GCGGCCGAGGAGTGGAAGTTCGTGGCCATGGTGCTGGACCAcatcctgctctgtgtgttcatgGCCGTGTGCATCATCGGGACGCTCGGGGTCTTCGCCGGGCGACTCATCGAGCTCAACATGCTGTACGGGGCCTGA
- the lnpk gene encoding endoplasmic reticulum junction formation protein lunapark-B isoform X2, protein MGALISRWKAKPTTVEQLESIDKEIKDLEEFRAKNQRLQKLWIGRLLFYSSVLYLFTSLVVYLLYLPEQWLQRLAMALPFFLYPVLVWLIRKLLIFLFCKRTERNNDKLEDLKVSKKKILEDVMETETYKNAKVILERFDPEAKRKAELESTPVRPQMTPRPGQEIRQRGVAMRPMPMGTPGPMAMTPQPGARPPLGPGGTPVAPGGPPERSALSGSVLHGALPRTPCSPIPGVGMHPPGPPLARPVLPRDRGAVDRVIEYLVGDGPQNRYALICQQCFSHNGMALKEEFEYLAFRCVYCYFLNPARKTRPQAPRLPEFSYERKLRAETRSPGPSPRSGTDTEESAPPSGDEKEVGEEEVSTKEEVLRESQSQEKLHHEEEAVHEEEEEEEEEEVEEVEAVEAVEEVEGEEGESNPCHGAPCEAESQPS, encoded by the exons ATGGGGGCTCTGATATCCCGCTGGAAG GCAAAGCCGACCACAGTGGAGCAGCTTGAGAGCATAGACAAG GAGATAAAAGACCTGGAGGAGTTTAGAGCCAAAAACCAACGGCTGCAAAAG ctgtggATCGGCCGGCTGCTTTTCTATTCATCGGTCCTCTACCTGTTTACCTCTCTGGTTGTTTACCTCCTCTACCTGCCTGAACAATGGCTGCAGAGACTGGCCATGGCCCTGCCCTTCTTCTTATACCCTGTGCT AGTGTGGCTCATCAGGAAATTATTGATTTTCCTCTTTTGTAAACGCACTGAGAGAAACA atGATAAACTAGAAGACCTCAAGGTTTCCAAGAAAAAGATT CTCGAGGACGTGATGGAAACTGAGACGTATAAAAATGCCAAAGTCATCCTGGAGCGCTTCGATCCCGAAGCGAAGAGGAAGGCT gagcTGGAGTCGACCCCAGTGCGTCCGCAGATGACTCCCAGGCCAGGACAAG AGATTCGACAAAGAGGCGTGGCAATGAGACCCATGCCAATGGGTACCCCAGGTCCCATGGCAATGACGCCCCAACCTGGAGCCCGGCCCCCATTGGGACCCGGGGGCACACCTGTGG CTCCAGGAGGACCACCAGAGAGATCTGCTTTGTCTGGCTCAGTCCTGCATGGGGCACTACCAAGGACCCCCTGCTCTCCTATACCGGGTGTAG GCATGCACCCTCCAGGTCCTCCATTAGCCAGACCGGTCCTACCCAGAGACAGAGGAGCTGTGGACCGAGTCATCGAGTACCTGGTGGGGGACGGACCACAGAACAG ATACGCATTGATCTGCCAGCAGTGCTTCTCTCATAATGGCATGGCTCTGAAAGAGGAGTTTGAATACCTGG cCTTCCGCTGTGTGTATTGCTACTTCCTGAATCCGGCCAGGAAGACGCGTCCTCAGGCGCCGCGGCTTCCAGAGTTCAGCTACGAGAGGAAGCTGCGAGCTGAGACACGCTCCCCTGGACCATCACCTCGTTCTGGgacggacacagaggagagTGCGCCCCCCTCTGGAG ATGAGAAGGAggtgggagaagaagaagtatCCACTAAAGAAGAAGTACTGCGTGAGAGCCAATCACAGGAGAAGCTGCATCATGAGGAGGAAGCCGttcatgaggaggaagaggaggaagaggaggaggaggtggaggaggtagaGGCGGTGGAGGCGGTAGAGGAGGTagagggggaagagggggaaTCGAACCCGTGTCACGGCGCCCCCTGTGAGGCAGAATCTCAGCCATCATAG